The Bacillota bacterium sequence ACCACTTTTTTCACTTAGGGGGACCGTCCCCCGCCCCTGAGCCTTCGGTCAGACTACCGGCCACCGACTCCCGACCACCAACCACTGACCACTGCTTTATCTCTCTTCACCCCGTCTAGGCGAGCAGTTGCAGTACGGCCTGCGGCTGCATGTTGGCCTGCGCCAGCATGGCGATGGAGGCCTGGTTCAGGATGTTGAACTTGGTGAATTCCATCATCTCGGCGGCCGTGTCCGCGTCGCGGATCCGGGATTCGGCGGCCGTCAGGTTCTCGGCGGTGACGCCCAGGTTGGAGATGGTGTGGTCAAGCCGGTTCTGGATGCCGCCGAGGCGGGCCCGGTTCGTTGAAACCGTACCCAGCGCTTCATCAATGACCTTGACGGCGATGTTGGCCTGCGCGTGGGTGTCCACCTTAATGCCTTGTACGGCCAGGGTGACGGCGTTGGTCTTTCCAATGTTCACCGTTATCAACTGGCCCGCGTTGGCGCCGACCATCAAGCGGGCGGCGTTGTCGGCCGCGGCATTCTGGGCCACCTGAGTAATCACGAACTGGTTGAGGTACCGGCTGGCCGTGGTCTTCTCGGTGCCCGCACTGTCGAACACCCGCATGGTGAAACCGGCGATGTGGTTCACTTCGCCCGGGCTTTGGCCGTCGAACCTGATCTTGCCGCTGACTACGACGGCGCCGGTGATCCAAGCGGTAGCGTTCATGTCGGTGGCCAGACCGCCCGTAACCGGACCCAGCCTGGACCCGGTGGCGACGGTGAAGGAGCGGGTCACATGTACGCCGTTCACGACCGCTTCGTACCGGATCGTATCTGTGGAGGCGATGCCCAGGCTGTTGCCGGCGGTGTCACGCAAACTGATCAGCGTAGTGCCGCCGGTAGCGAGGTTGCCTGCGCCATCCCGGTGCAACACCGGCCCCTCGAGCCTGGTGGCCTGCGACGTGGTCGCCGCCGAGAGCGAGCCGTCGAGCAGGACCCGGGCGTTGAACTGGGTGCTGTTGCTGATCCGGTTCACTTCGGACACCAACTGGTCGACCTCTCTCTGGATTTGCCCCCGGTCGGAAGTGGTCAGGGTGTCGTTGGTGGCCTGGACGGCCAACTCGCGCATGCGCTGCAGGATGGTGTGCACTTCCTGGAGCGCGCCTTCGGCCGTTTGGACCATCGAGATGCCGTCCTGGGCGTTGCGGACGGCCTGGCCGAGACCCCGGATCTGGCCGCGCATCTGCTCGGAGATGGCCAGCCCGGCGGCGTCGTCGGCCGCCCGGTTGATGCGGAAGCCCGAGGACAGTTTTTCCAACGCCCGCCCGGACATCATCTGGTTGATGCCCAGATTCCGGTGGGTATTGAGGGCCGCGACATTGGTTTGTACTCTCATCGTTATCCCCCCTTTGATTTTTTTCGTTTGAAGTTAGAGCGTGGCCACGTCTACTTCCGGGAGTCAATCTCCCTAACCCTTATTTTCGGTGACCGCCCGCCAAACTTTAGTCATCACCGCCGAGAATTTTTCAATTACAGACGCTGCACGGTGATGGGCCGGTCCCCATCTTGCCCAGTTCGGCGTGGTAGCGTTCGGCGCGGCCGCCCACCGCGGTGGCGAAGTTGTACAGCATGGCGATAAAGTCCCGGACCTGGGCGGCGTCGGCGGCATCCAGGTCTAGTTTGCGGGTGCGCACCAGGAGGTCCAAGTTGCTGACCGTGCGCCGGATGATTTTCTGGTAGGCGGTGTGGTTCAATATTTGGTTGAGCCGGGGCACCGCCGTGCTCAGCTGGCCCGCCAGCGCGGGCATCCCGGCCGACCCGACCCGACCCGACCCACTGACGTGGGTGCCCCGCGTGGGTACCCCGAGCGGGTGCCCCGCGTGGGTGTCCCGGTATTGGTCGTGCAGGGGGGCCAGCGCCAGTACGGCGGCGGTGGCCGTCTCACGCAGGGCGGCCAGTTCCCGGCGTACGGTGGCCAGCGGCTCCCGGAGTTTTTCCAGGATTTCCTGGGGGGACGGCTGCCCGAGGCTTGATTCCGGGCGGGTGAAGCGCCGGTCGGCTTGCTCCCGCGCCCAGGCGGCGAAGTCCACCGGAGTAGTGCCCGCGATGGGCAGGCCGGTGCGCGAAGCGTTATAAACCCGCACGTTCCGCCGGCCGGCCTCGGCGATGTACATTTCCAGCTCGCGCAGCATAGACAAAAGCTGTTTGGTGGTATAGGCCGTTTCCCCGGCGATGTTGGTCCGGGGCAGGTAGTCGGTGACCGTGGTTTTTCGCCGTCCGGCGTAGTAATGCTCCGGGTCCGGGAAGGACAAGTCCTGCCCGAGGAGGATGATTTCCGGACAGCCGAGGTCGAGGATGAACTTGAAAGTGGGGATGGCTACCGAGGCGGCGTCCGGCAAAACGCCCTTATGGTTAAAGCCGGCCAACTCACCCAGCCATTGGGGCAAATACTCCTGATCGGCGAAGGCGGACACTTTCGGTCCCCGGAATTCGGCCGCCACCCGGGGGTGCAGGGATGAAAAAAAGACCAGCGTGGTATCGGGCAGGTCCAGGCAGTCCTTTAAAGCAGCGTAGTTGGCCTCGCCGGGGTCGATGGAAACCACGTAATCGGGGTGAATGCCGGCCTGGGCCAGTGGGATAAGGCCGGTGCCCGCCGCGATGATCGGCACCCGGCCGGCCAGGCCGCGCAAGACGTTCAGGTGTTCGTTCAGCGAAGGCCCGGCGGCCGCCATCACCGCCGGGGTAGCGGTCAGACCATTTTGAAGATCGGAGACGCCGGGATTGGCGAAAATCGCAAACAGATTGGCGATGCTGTTTTCAAGCCACACATCTTTCCAATGCTCCCGGGTTGCCAATCCCACCCGGATGTGGCGCAGTGAATCCAGCAACCCTTGCCGCCATTGCTGGTGGGCTTGCTCAAACAGGTCGCGATAAGCCGGTATTTCGGCCACCTTCACCTCCCCGGCAAAAGTGCCCTGCGTTATCTGGATGAAGGCCGGGCTGTCGACCGAGAAGTCCAGTGTGGGTTGGATGAACACCCGCTTATGCCTGATGAGGTGGCGCACGTCACGGAGTTCCAGCAGCCGCCGCCACCATCCGGGTTCGGTTTCAAAAACCATAAAGTGGGCGCCGGGGTCCTTTTGGAGCAGAGCCTCCAGGTGGTAGCCCAGACCCAGCCCGAAAACGAGATAAACCCGGCCGGTCGCGGAGAGGTCGTTGACTATGCCCGCCGCCCAGGCGTAAGCCTCGCGGCGCGGATCGTACCGGCTGGCGAGCGGCTGATCCCGCCACACCGGAACCGGGTCGCCGTTTTTGGCGGTAATCACCGCCAAACCAGCCGCAGCGGGCGAGTTTTCGAGCAACTCGGCCAGTGCCGGATCGCGGCGCCGGATGGCGCGCAGATTCTGTTCCCAAATCATTGTTGCCCACCATCCGCCACTTCGATGCGGGCCAGCCGGTCATTAAGTCCCTCCAGCGTACCTTGTAACTCATAAAGCAAAAAATCTCCCTGTTGGACAGCATGGTTCGCCTCCGCGACCTGGAGCAATTCCCGGGCCGCGTCCCGCAGGCGCTCCGGCCAGCCGTCGAGCCCGTAACCGCGGGCCGAAAGCTGAACGCTTAACGTCTGTAAATACTCCAGGCCCTCCGCCAATTGTACCAACATGTCCGGGGAACCTTGGCCGCCGTAAAAACGGTCCGCGATGCCGGGCAGCTGCTGGAGCCAGCGGTCGAGAAAACCACGGGCCTCGGCCAGCGTGGCGGCGAGCAGTTCGGATTCGGAGAAAAACACCAGCGTCACCCGTGTTTCGCCGTCAAGCTGTTGGAGGCGGTCTTCTATTTCCGCGAAAAAAACCTGTTCGCCCGCCTCGGCGCGGTAAAGGTAAAGGCCTTCCCGGAGGTGGTCGGCGGTCAATTCGGGCCACCGGCTCAAGGCCTCCGCGACGGGCAAGGTAATCTCTTTCAACCAAGACCAACTCCTTCCGGGGAGATTGCCCCTTCGGGCTCCAGGGGGACTGTCTCCTTTTCCAGGGGGACGTTCCCCTGCCGGCCGGCGACATTGTCGCTCATTCCGCTTCCCGCCTCGCACCTTATACCCACCTCTCACTTCCCACCTCTCACCTTGTCGGCTGCTTGTTCAGGCAGCTTGACTATTTTAAGAATTGCCGGCTGTTCTTACTTGCATAATTCTGCGGTTGAGCAGGGTTTTCCTGGTTGGAGTAGAAATATGTCGCAGTATCTGGCCAAAGCGATCTCAAGATGTAAAGGTCGGAGGCGGGTGTAAAGCGTGTTAAACGGCAGATCGGTTCTGGTCACGGGGGGTACGGGCTCGTTCGGGCAGAAATTCGTGGAGACGGTGCTCCAGCAATACGAACCGCGCCGGCTGATCATCTTGAGCCGGGACGAGCTGAAGCAATACGAAATGCAGCAGGTAAAAAGCCCGGTGGAAAACCCCTGCCTGCGGTATTTTCTCGGTGATGTGCGCGACAAGGACCGGCTTTACCGCGCTTTTTACGGCGTCGACCTTGTGGTGCACGCGGCGGCGCTGAAACAAGTACCGGCCGCCGAGTACAATCCCTTCGAAGTGGTCCAGACCAACATCATCGGCACGCAGAACGTCATCGACGCCGCCATCGATAACGGGGTCCAAAAGGTCATTGCTCTTAGCACCGATAAGGCGGTGAACCCGGTAAACCTTTACGGGGCGACCAAACTGTGCCTGGAGAGACTGGTGGTGGCGGCGAATTCCTACGCCGGCGGCCGCACCAAATTCAGCGTGGTCCGCTACGGCAACGTGGTCGGCAGCCGTGGCAGCGTGGTGCCCGTGTTCCTCAAGCAAAAAAAGGCGCACGTTTTGACCGTCACCGACGAGCGGATGACCCGTTTTTGGATCACCCTGGAACAGGGAGTGTCGTTTGTGCTCGGTTGCCTGGAGAATATGCAGGGCGGCGAGGTTTTTGTGCCGAAGATTCCCAGTATGCGGATCATTGACCTGGCCCGGACCGTTTGTCCCCACTGCCGGATTCAATTTATCGGCGTCCGCCCGGGAGAAAAGCTCCATGAGTTGCTCATCTCCAAGGACGAGGCCCGTAACGTTGTGGACCATGGAGACTACTTCGTGGTGAAACCTTCTTTTCCGTTTTGGAAATCCAAAGTTGAACAACAAGGGCGGCCGGTCCCGGAGGAATGGGAATACGCGAGCAACACTAACGAGCAGTGGCTTGAAAAAGACCGGTTGCAGGAGCTGATCGAGCAATTAACAGACTAATCATTCGTGCCGATGCCAATGCACAGATCGGTACGGGCCATTTGATGCGCTGCCTGGCTCTGGCCCAAGCCTGGCGGGAGCACGGCGGGGAGGCGGTTTTTGTTACGGCCTGTGACAGTCCCGCTATGAAGCAGCGGCTTTGGAACGAAGGATTTGACGTGGTGGAAATACAGGGCGCGCATCCGGACCCTATGGATGCGGGGACGGTAATGAACGTGCTGGCGGCGCATCCCGGAGCCTGGCTGGTGCTGGACGGTTACCACTTTGATTCCGCCTATCAGCGGCTGGTTAAAGAAAGAGAAACAGGCCGCCGGTTGCTGGCCATTGACGACACGGCTCATCTTGACCGCTATTATGCGGATATCGTTTTAAATCAGAACCTGCATGCCCACAGTCTGCATTATTCCCACGCACCTTACACGCGGTTGCTTTTGGGCACGAGGTATGCGCTGTTGCGCCGGGAGTTTTGGGCCTGGCGTGGTCACCGGAGAGAGGTTCCAGCAGTAGCGAAGAAGGTCCTGGTGACGATGGGCGGCAGCGACCCTGACAATGTCACCCTGAAGGCCATCCAAGCCCTGGTTCGCATCGACATTCCGGATCTGGAAGCGGTGGTGGTCATCGGCCCATCGAACCCGCACCGGGAGGCGTTGCGCCGGGCGGCCGAATCCAGCCCGTTTCCCGTCAGCCTGGCCGAGAATGTTGAAAACATGCCGGAGTTGATGGCGTGGGCCGATATGGCTGTTTCGGCCGGGGGAACCACGGTGTGGGAACTTTTGTTTTTGGGAGTTCCTACACTGGCCTTGCCGATCGCCGACAACCAGCGGGAAATCATGAGCATCTTGACCGAGTGGGGTTTCGTGGATGGTCCGGATCAGGATCCGGACGAAATCGGAGCAGAGGCAAATTGCCCGATTGGCATAAAAATGCAGCGCCTTGCTTTGGACGAGGATAGGCGTACTCTTCTTGCGCGGCGCGGTCGGCAACTGGTCGACGGGCGCGGTGTACTGCGCGTTGCGGAGGTGCTGAGGGGTCAAACGGCAGATAACCGGGTGGCGGCCGGGCATCCTTTTGGAGAAGGGAATCAAGCAGACCGTCGTTTATGAAAGAAAAAGGGAAAGGAAAAGGGAAAGGGAGAGGCAATGAAAGACCGGTACAAGGTCATCATGAACCCAAAATACGGTTATCGGCACCTTGCCCCCTTGCCAACGGCGGAGAAACTAAACGACTTCTATCGTGAACAGTATTATGACCTGGTGGCGGCCGGCGGCCGTGCGCCTGGAGAACAACGGTTGATGCAAGGTGGCGGGGAAAGCAATTCGGAACTGGTATGGCTTTCGAAAACCACGTGGAGCGATATACAAGACACTCTGGAGCAACATCTGAGCCACAAGAAAGAGCGATGGTTGCTGGATGTGGGTTCCGGCCCCGGTTGTTTCGGAAAATATATGCAGGAAGCAGGGTGGCACGTGGTGGGGATTGAGCCGTCCGGAAAGGCGGCGGAAATAGCCCGATCCTCCGGCATTACCGTGTTTAATTCCGTAGAAGAGTGCTTCGGCCGGGTGGAAAGGCGCTTTGATGCCATTGTACTCCTGCAGGTACTGGAGCATATACTTGATCCCGCGGGTCTTATCCAAAGTCTCCGTCGGCTTATGCTTGAACAAAGCATTTTGGTGATTCAAGTTCCTAATGACTTCTCGGCAATTCAAGAATGCGCTTGCGGCAAACTGAACCTGGAACCATGGTGGATTACCGCTCCGGATCATATAAATTACTTTAACTTTGAATCGCTGGTGGGTTTTCTGCGCAAGCTCGACTTCCAAGTAGTGGAGATGTTTGGCGATTTTCCGATGGAGATGTTTTTGTTCTTTGGCGATATTTACGTAGGGAATCCGGATATCGGCAGCCAGGTTCACAAAAAGCGAATGGCCTTTGAGTTGGCATTGCCCTCGGAATTAAGAAGGAATTTGTATCGGTGTTTTGCCGGGAACGGTCTTGGTAGGCGTTGCCTGGTGTTTGCGCAGCCTTTGGGAGATGAGCAATGAATGTATTGATTACAAGCGCCTCGCGCAAAGTGTGGCTGATAAAAGCCTTCCAGCAGGCTTTGGCGGAGGAAGGCGGAGGCCGGGTTGTCGCCGTAGATGCCAGCCCTTTGTCTGCCGCCCTCTATTTTGCCGATAACAGTTATGTTACCCCTCCCGGGTTGGGCGATGATTTTTTGACGGCCATACAAGGGATCTGTCAAAAACACACCGTGAGCCTTCTCATCCCCACCCGGGACGAAGAGTTGCCCTTCTTTGCCCTGCTCCGGCCGACCTTCCGGCGGATGGGCGTGACGGTGATGGTTCCTAACCCGGAGGTGGTCGAAATCTGCCGGGACAAACGTTTATTCATTGCTTTTTGTCTTGAGCATGGGTTTTTGGTTCCCGAAACGTATGCGTCAGCCGGGGAGATCGCTGGGTTTCCGGTCTTTGTCAGGGAGAGGTTTGGCAAGGGGAGCAAACGGGCTTTCCGGGTCGAGGCCGCGCCGGAATTGGCCCACCTGCTGCCACGCCTAAAGGAGCCGATTATCCAGCAGTACATAGAGGCCCCGGAATACACCGTGGATTTGTGCGCCGACTTTTCCGGCCGGGTTCTATCGGTTGTTCCCCGGGAGCGCGTCTCCATCTTCGGAGGAGAGGCGTTTATCGGTAGGACGTGCAAAAACTTTGATATAATGCAAGAAGCCGCACGGCTGGCCCAATCCCTCCATCTTATTGGGCATAACACTATCCAGTGTTTTTGGCATGAAGGGAAGGTCAAGTTCATAGAGGTGAACCCCAGGTACGGAGGGGCCGCCAACTTAGGCTTTGCCGCCGGTGCTTTTACACCGCGCACACTGATACGCCTGGTCCTGGGTAAAGAGGTCAAAACAGTGATCGGCGAGTTTGAAGATGGGTACGTCATGCTTCGCTATACCGAAGACCTTTTCCTCGGTGCGCAAGAGGTAGATCAAGCTGAACGGTTCAATTAGGACCGTGTTCATTGATCCGGTGATTATGGAGGAGGAAAGTCAATGCGCGATATGGTGATCAATGGGCGCGCGATCGGCCCCGGGCACCCTGTGTATATCGTCGCTGAGCTTTCGGCCAACCACAATCAGTCGTTTGACCGGGCTGTCGCCATGGTGCAAGCGGCAAAGGAAGCCGGTGCGGATGCCGTCAAACTACAGACTTACACACCGGACACGATAACAATAAACGTCGATTCGTCTCCGTTTCGCCATTCGCCGGATAGTCTTTGGGCTGGGAAGACACTTTATGATCTCTACGCCGAAGCCTACACGCCCTGGGAATGGCAGCCCAAACTCAAGGAAGCGGCGGAAGAACTGGAACTCGGCTTCTTCTCCACGGCGTTTGACCCAACAGCAGTCGACTTTCTGGAGGCAATGGACGTCCCGGTCCATAAGATCGCCTCCTTTGAGCTGGTGGATATCCCCCTCATAGAAAAGATGGCCCGTACCGGCAAGCCGTTGATTATTTCCACGGGTATGGCCAGCCTGGGAGAGATCGAAGAAGCCGTCCGGGCGGCCCGCGGCGCCGGGGCGGCACAGATCGCGCTGCTCAAGTGCACCAGCGCCTACCCCGCTCCGCCGGAGCAGATGAACCTGCGCACCATCCCACATCTGGCCCGGGCGTTTGGAGTGCCCGCCGGCCTTTCCGACCATACCCTCGGCATCGCCGTACCCGTGGCGGCCGTGGCCCTGGGTGCTTGTATCGTGGAGAAACACTTTACGCTTTCACGGAGCATGCCGGGTCCGGACAGCGCTTTTTCACTGGAGCCGCACGAATTCAAGGCGATGGTGGAGGCGATCCGGGCGGCCCAGAAGGCCCTGGGCGAGGTTCACTACGGCGTGAGCGAACGCGAGGCCGCGAGCAGGGTTTTCCGGCGCTCCCTTTTTGTGGTGGAAGATATGAAGGCCGGAGCGGTGTTCACGGAGGAAAACGTGCGTTCCATCCGGCCGGGACACGGCTTGCATCCGCGCCACTTGCAAGATGTACGGGGGCGCAGGGCCACGCGGGACATTCCCGCCGGCACCCCGCTCGCTTGGAATATGGTGGGGTGGTAGAGAGTTATAAGCTAAAACAACGTCCGTATGCCGGTTATCACCCGCTGGACTTCTTCGTCCGTAATGGCCGGAAAGAGCGGCAGGGTAAGGGTGGCTTCGTAGTAAGCCTCAGCCCGGGGGCAAAGGCCCGGCGGGTAACCGAGGCGTTGGTAGTAGGGGTGGCGGTAGACAGGAATGTAGTGCACTTGGGTGCCGATGCCGTATTGCCGCAACAAGGTGCATACCTCACGGCGCGTTCTGCCGATTGCCTTCCAATCTATCCGCACCACGTAGATGTGGTAGGCCGATTCCCGGTCCGGCTTCCGGGCCGGTGGGCGGATGGCCGGTGCAAGCGCCGAGAAGGCCTGGTCGTAGGTTCGGGCGATTTCCCTCCTTCTTCTCAGGAACCTGTCCAGCTTTTTCAACTGTGATCTGCCCAGGGCGCACTGCAGGTCGCTAAGGCGGTAGTTGTGCCCGAGACACTGCACCTCGTAATACCAGGGCTCCGGATCGGCTCCGGGGTCGAGGTTGAGCAAAAGCGCCGGATCGCGGGCGATGCCGTGCTCTCGGAATGCCCGAAGCCTTTGTCCGAAATCGGTCTTGTTGGTCAACACCGCACCACCTTCGCCGGTGGTGATGTGTTTGACCGGGTGGAAGCTGAAGACGGTCATATCGGACAGGCCGCCTATGGACCCCCCCCGGTATGTGGCCCCCAGAGCGTGGCAGGCGTCTTCAATGACGTGTAGATTGCGGCGCCGGGCGATCTCGCGGATTTCCTCCAGATCGCAGGGCTGCCCCGCGAAATGTACCGGGACGACGGCACGGGTGCGGGTGGTGATCAGGCTCTCGATTTGGGCGGCGTCGATGTTGGCCGTCTCCGGCTCAATATCGGCGAAAACCGGCTTTGCGCCGAGAAAAAGCGCCGCGTTTGCCGTCGCGGCGAAGGTAATGGGAGAGGTGATCACCTCGCTCCCCGGTTGCAGGCCGGCTGCAAAGTACGCCCCATGCAGGGCGGCCGTGCCGCTCGAAAAGACGACGGCGTGTCGGGCGCCACAGAAGGAAGCCAGTGCCTCCTCGAAGTCAACCACCCTTGGTCCCTGGGTCAGCCGGTCCGAGCGCAAAACTTCTACGACGGACCGGATGTCCTCTTCATCGATGGATTGCCGGCCGTACGGAATAAAGCGCATGCCTTCCTCCCCCGAATACAAAGGCCAATTGTTTTAGCTCCGGTCGGCTAGTCCCGGCCGGGTCGGCTACACCGTGCGCTGGCGCACGTGGGCGTTGATCTTCAGGAGTTCCGGCTCCCGGTCCAGGAGCGCCAGCACGTCGCGGATCTCAATGATTTCCCCCGGCCGGTACAGGCGGTCGTAGATGTGCGTGAGCAACCGGTAATCCGCTTCCTCGTCCACGCAAAGACGCCGGCCGGGACGCTGCAAGGCGGCGGGTGCCGGATAACGGGCGCACCGGAACTGTTCCGGGTGCCGGTAAATATACAGCGTGACGTGCTCGCGGGCCGGGGTGCCTTGCGCCAGGCGGTGGGCCCGGTCCAATGCCTCGCGGGTGAAGATTTCGGTGTCCAGCCCCCGGGGCAAACCGTCGGCCACCCCGGCGCCCACGTAGTCAAAATGGTGGGCGCGGAAATACTGCACCACCCCGTCGACCGTATCCGGATCGATCAAGGGACAATCCCCGGTCACGCGCACCACCAAGTCGGCCCGCACCATTTCCGCCGCCTCGGCATACCTGGCCAGCACGTCTTGTTCGCTGCCGGCGTACCACGCCACGCCGGCCTGTTCGGCTAGGTCGATTACGGGTCGGTCCTGCGGCGAGGCGGTGGTGGCAATCACAATTGCATCCAGGGTCCCGGCCGATCGCAAGCGCTCAATTATGCGGGACAACATCGGTCGTCCGGCAAGGGGTTTTAGTACCTTTCCCGGAAAACGCGTGGAACCGGTACGGGCCTGGACGATGCCCACCGTATGCAAGGCTGCACACCTCCCCGGTCATCCATACGGTATTGTAACATAAAAACGCCGGCTCGTTGCGGTTCGCGTTTCCGCCGGCCAAACCATACATAAATCCTCAATCCGGCAAGGTTTCCTGGAAAACATGGCCGTCCGCCCCGCCGGACGGCGCGACCCGCAGCCGCGGAAAACGAACAGACGGTCCCATAGTTTCGTGCCGCCACATCCCATTTGCATCTTGCTTGTCATTCTTTAGGCCGATACGCGCCTTCCCCACGCCCGGCATAGATCGGAAAAAAATTTTGTTTACTTGTCAGATTTTATATCATTCATGGGGAAGGAATTCGGGAGAAATCGTCAAATCAAACAAGTAACGCCAAGGGAAAGATGTACCAGTTTGGAGAAAAAGTGCCACTAACTGCATATACCCTGATAGGGCAAACCGGTACGCAAGTCCGGGACGCAAAGCTACGGGTCCTGAAGTTCCATTGGAACAGGACGGCTGAGCCGCTGGGGTTTACTTTAGCGGAGCCGCCCGATGGGGCGGTTTTTATGCGGTGGTGGATGTATGGGAGTCTTGTCCGGGCGTATGTCGAAAGTTAGGGAATCTGAGCAAAGGGGGACTGGAGATGATCGGCAAGGATCCGGTGATGTCTTTGCTGGCACGGGCACTGGACGGAGAGGCGCTCAGGCAGCGGGTGATCGCGCACAACATCGCCAATCTCAATACCCCCGGTTTCAAGCACTCCCGGGTCGATTTCCAGTCGTTTATGCAGGCGGCCCTCGACGGTTCCGCCGGCCGGCTGAAACAGACCGATCCCCGCCACCTCGCGGGGCGGGCCGGTGACGTGGCCGGGCCGGGCGTGGAGATTGTCCGGGGGACTTCCCAGCGGGCGGACGGCAACAACGTCGATCTGGACCGGGAAATGGTGGAGTTGGTGGACAACGCCTTCGGGTACCGGGCGGTCAGCCAGTTCTGGTCCGGCAAGCACGGCATTTATGCCCACGTTATCAGGGGCGGGAGGTAGGTAGAGCGTGAGCTTTTTCAAGAGTTTTGCGATCAGCGGTTCGGGCTTGACGGCCGAGCGCCTGCGGCTGGACCTGATCAGCAACAACATCGCCAACGTGCACACCACCCGGACCCGGGAAGGCGGTCCCTACCGGCGTGAGGTGCCGGTTTTCGCCCAGCATCTCGAACGGGTCCGGGAAGGGGACAGCCCCCCTGGGGTCCAAAGGGGACAGTCCCCCTTGTTCGCCGTGTCCCCCTTTTTCACCGGCGCCGGCGTGCGCGTGACGGCCGTGGTCAAGGACCCGAGCCCGCTCCGGATGGTGCATGAACCCGAACACCCGGACGCCGACGCGGCTGGATTCGTGCGGTACCCGAACGTGGACCTGAACCGGGAATTCGTGGACCTGATGGGCGCGAGCCGGGCGTACGAGGCCAACGCCGCGGCGTTCGACGCCGCGAAGCAGATGGTGCAGCGCGCCCTGGAACTGGGCCGCGGTTAGGTTACGGTTAGGTTAGGGGGGAAGGCGCGTGATCAAGGAAACCGTCCTGCAGCCCCTGTTTCCCGCCCTGAGCCCTGAGAAGCGGACCGCGGGCTCCGGGGGGGATTTCGGGCGGCTGTTGAACGAGGCGGTGAACCGGCTGAACGAGAGCCAGGTCCGGGCGGACACCGCCGTACGGCAGTTCCTGGCCGGGGAAGTGCAGGACG is a genomic window containing:
- a CDS encoding flagellin; amino-acid sequence: MRVQTNVAALNTHRNLGINQMMSGRALEKLSSGFRINRAADDAAGLAISEQMRGQIRGLGQAVRNAQDGISMVQTAEGALQEVHTILQRMRELAVQATNDTLTTSDRGQIQREVDQLVSEVNRISNSTQFNARVLLDGSLSAATTSQATRLEGPVLHRDGAGNLATGGTTLISLRDTAGNSLGIASTDTIRYEAVVNGVHVTRSFTVATGSRLGPVTGGLATDMNATAWITGAVVVSGKIRFDGQSPGEVNHIAGFTMRVFDSAGTEKTTASRYLNQFVITQVAQNAAADNAARLMVGANAGQLITVNIGKTNAVTLAVQGIKVDTHAQANIAVKVIDEALGTVSTNRARLGGIQNRLDHTISNLGVTAENLTAAESRIRDADTAAEMMEFTKFNILNQASIAMLAQANMQPQAVLQLLA
- a CDS encoding 6-hydroxymethylpterin diphosphokinase MptE-like protein; this encodes MIWEQNLRAIRRRDPALAELLENSPAAAGLAVITAKNGDPVPVWRDQPLASRYDPRREAYAWAAGIVNDLSATGRVYLVFGLGLGYHLEALLQKDPGAHFMVFETEPGWWRRLLELRDVRHLIRHKRVFIQPTLDFSVDSPAFIQITQGTFAGEVKVAEIPAYRDLFEQAHQQWRQGLLDSLRHIRVGLATREHWKDVWLENSIANLFAIFANPGVSDLQNGLTATPAVMAAAGPSLNEHLNVLRGLAGRVPIIAAGTGLIPLAQAGIHPDYVVSIDPGEANYAALKDCLDLPDTTLVFFSSLHPRVAAEFRGPKVSAFADQEYLPQWLGELAGFNHKGVLPDAASVAIPTFKFILDLGCPEIILLGQDLSFPDPEHYYAGRRKTTVTDYLPRTNIAGETAYTTKQLLSMLRELEMYIAEAGRRNVRVYNASRTGLPIAGTTPVDFAAWAREQADRRFTRPESSLGQPSPQEILEKLREPLATVRRELAALRETATAAVLALAPLHDQYRDTHAGHPLGVPTRGTHVSGSGRVGSAGMPALAGQLSTAVPRLNQILNHTAYQKIIRRTVSNLDLLVRTRKLDLDAADAAQVRDFIAMLYNFATAVGGRAERYHAELGKMGTGPSPCSVCN
- the pseB gene encoding UDP-N-acetylglucosamine 4,6-dehydratase (inverting), which translates into the protein MLNGRSVLVTGGTGSFGQKFVETVLQQYEPRRLIILSRDELKQYEMQQVKSPVENPCLRYFLGDVRDKDRLYRAFYGVDLVVHAAALKQVPAAEYNPFEVVQTNIIGTQNVIDAAIDNGVQKVIALSTDKAVNPVNLYGATKLCLERLVVAANSYAGGRTKFSVVRYGNVVGSRGSVVPVFLKQKKAHVLTVTDERMTRFWITLEQGVSFVLGCLENMQGGEVFVPKIPSMRIIDLARTVCPHCRIQFIGVRPGEKLHELLISKDEARNVVDHGDYFVVKPSFPFWKSKVEQQGRPVPEEWEYASNTNEQWLEKDRLQELIEQLTD
- the pseG gene encoding UDP-2,4-diacetamido-2,4,6-trideoxy-beta-L-altropyranose hydrolase, producing the protein MRCLALAQAWREHGGEAVFVTACDSPAMKQRLWNEGFDVVEIQGAHPDPMDAGTVMNVLAAHPGAWLVLDGYHFDSAYQRLVKERETGRRLLAIDDTAHLDRYYADIVLNQNLHAHSLHYSHAPYTRLLLGTRYALLRREFWAWRGHRREVPAVAKKVLVTMGGSDPDNVTLKAIQALVRIDIPDLEAVVVIGPSNPHREALRRAAESSPFPVSLAENVENMPELMAWADMAVSAGGTTVWELLFLGVPTLALPIADNQREIMSILTEWGFVDGPDQDPDEIGAEANCPIGIKMQRLALDEDRRTLLARRGRQLVDGRGVLRVAEVLRGQTADNRVAAGHPFGEGNQADRRL
- a CDS encoding class I SAM-dependent methyltransferase, whose product is MKDRYKVIMNPKYGYRHLAPLPTAEKLNDFYREQYYDLVAAGGRAPGEQRLMQGGGESNSELVWLSKTTWSDIQDTLEQHLSHKKERWLLDVGSGPGCFGKYMQEAGWHVVGIEPSGKAAEIARSSGITVFNSVEECFGRVERRFDAIVLLQVLEHILDPAGLIQSLRRLMLEQSILVIQVPNDFSAIQECACGKLNLEPWWITAPDHINYFNFESLVGFLRKLDFQVVEMFGDFPMEMFLFFGDIYVGNPDIGSQVHKKRMAFELALPSELRRNLYRCFAGNGLGRRCLVFAQPLGDEQ
- a CDS encoding ATP-grasp domain-containing protein, encoding MNVLITSASRKVWLIKAFQQALAEEGGGRVVAVDASPLSAALYFADNSYVTPPGLGDDFLTAIQGICQKHTVSLLIPTRDEELPFFALLRPTFRRMGVTVMVPNPEVVEICRDKRLFIAFCLEHGFLVPETYASAGEIAGFPVFVRERFGKGSKRAFRVEAAPELAHLLPRLKEPIIQQYIEAPEYTVDLCADFSGRVLSVVPRERVSIFGGEAFIGRTCKNFDIMQEAARLAQSLHLIGHNTIQCFWHEGKVKFIEVNPRYGGAANLGFAAGAFTPRTLIRLVLGKEVKTVIGEFEDGYVMLRYTEDLFLGAQEVDQAERFN